One segment of Mastomys coucha isolate ucsf_1 unplaced genomic scaffold, UCSF_Mcou_1 pScaffold23, whole genome shotgun sequence DNA contains the following:
- the LOC116073299 gene encoding olfactory receptor 8G1-like — MATGNYCMFSEFILTGLSKKPELQIPLFLLFLGIYVVTVVGNLGMITLIRLSSHLHTPMYYFLSSLSFIDFCHSTVITPKMLVNFVKEKNIISYTGCMTQLYFFLIFAIAECHMLAAMAYDRYVAICNPLLYNVTMSYQIYISLISGVYIIGVVCASAHTGFMIRVEFCNLDVINHYFCDLLPLLELAHSSTYVNELLILCFGTFNIVVPTLTILTSYIFIIATILHIHSTEGRSKAFSTCSSHILAVAVFFGSASFMYLQPSSVSSMNEGKVSSVFYTIVVPMVNPLIYSLRNKDVSIALKKILDRKSSM, encoded by the coding sequence ATGGCAACAGGAAACTATTGCATGTTTTCTGAGTTCATTCTTACTGGGCTCTCAAAGAAGCCAGAACTCCAGatacctctctttctcctcttcctaggAATCTATGTGGTCACTGTAGTGGGGAATTTGGGTATGATTACACTGATTAGGCTCAGTTCTCAcctgcacacacccatgtactatTTCCTCAGTAGTTTGTCCTTTATTGATTTCTGCCATTCCACAGTCATTACCCCAAAAATGTTGGTGAACTTTGTGAAAGAGAAGAACATCATTTCCTATACAGGATGCATGACTCAGCtctatttctttctaatttttgctATTGCAGAGTGTCATATGTTAGCTGCAATGGCATATGATCGCTATGTTGCTATCTGTAACCCCTTGCTTTACAATGTAACCATGTCCTATcagatttacatttccttgatatCTGGAGTCTATATTATTGGTGTGGTTTGTGCATCAGCTCATACAGGCTTCATGATCAGAGTAGAGTTTTGTAACTTAGATGTGATCAACCACTATTTCTGTGATCTTCTTCCCCTACTGGAGCTTGCTCACTCTAGTACTTACGTTAATGAATTGTTAATTTTATGCTTTGGTACATTTAACATTGTTGTTCCAACCTTGACAATTCTTACTTCTTATATCTTCATCATTGCCACCATCCTACACATTCATTCTACTGAAGGCAGGTCAAAAGCCTTCAGTACATGCAGCTCCCACATCTTGGCTGTTGCTGTCTTCTTTGGTTCTGCTTCATTCATGTACCTACAGCCATCATCAGTCAGCTCCATGAATGAAGGGAAAGTATCCTCTGTGTTTTATACCATTGTTGTGCCCATGGTGAACCCCTTGATCTACAGTCTGAGGAATAAAGATGTCAGTATTGCCCTGAAGAAAATACTAGACAGAAAATCATCCATGTAA